A single window of Zea mays cultivar B73 chromosome 10, Zm-B73-REFERENCE-NAM-5.0, whole genome shotgun sequence DNA harbors:
- the LOC542024 gene encoding basal layer antifungal peptide precursor, giving the protein MAKFFNYTIIQGLLMLSMVLLASCAIHAHIISGETEEVSNTGSPTVMVTMGANRKIIEDNKNLLCYLRALEYCCARTRQCYDDIKKCLEHCRG; this is encoded by the exons ATGGCAAAGTTCTTCAACTACACCATCATCCAAGGACTCTTGATGCTTTCCATGGTACTTCTGGCATCGTGTGCTATTCATGCACACATAATAAGTG GGGAAACTGAAGAGGTTAGCAACACAGGGAGCCCGACAGTGATGGTCACGATGGGGGCAAACCGAAAGATAATTGAAGATAATAAAAATTTATTGTGCTATCTAAGGGCTCTAGAGTACTGTTGTGCAAGGACCAGACAATGCTATGATGACATAAAGAAGTGCTTGGAGCATTGCCGTGGTTGA